In Sorghum bicolor cultivar BTx623 chromosome 8, Sorghum_bicolor_NCBIv3, whole genome shotgun sequence, one genomic interval encodes:
- the LOC8066301 gene encoding putative glutaredoxin-C14 — MERVMQLASERAVVVFTLSSCCMCHSVTQLLVADLSVNALVHELDRDPRGKDMERALLKMLGGGRGSAAVPAVFIGGKLVGGTNSVMSLHLAGELVPMLMNAGALWV; from the coding sequence ATGGAGCGTGTGATGCAGCTGGCGTCGGAGCGTGCGGTGGTGGTGTTCACGCTGAGCAGCTGCTGCATGTGCCACTCGGTGACGCAGCTTTTGGTGGCGGACCTGAGCGTGAACGCGCTGGTGCACGAGCTAGACAGAGACCCCAGGGGCAAGGACATGGAGCGCGCCCTGCTCAAGATGCTCGGCGGCGGCAGGGGCTCCGCCGCCGTCCCCGCCGTCTTCATCGGCGGCAAGCTCGTCGGCGGCACCAACAGCGTCATGTcgctccacctcgccggcgagctcgtgcCCATGCTCATGAACGCTGGCGCGCTCTGGGTCTAG